From Triticum aestivum cultivar Chinese Spring chromosome 4A, IWGSC CS RefSeq v2.1, whole genome shotgun sequence, a single genomic window includes:
- the LOC123082607 gene encoding F-box/FBD/LRR-repeat protein At5g22700, translating into MSAPASTPCRFKSARGTYNGVDRLSGLPSELLHRMMSFLPMPEAVRTSLLSPSWRYLWASTPYIRIDHHDFMDDNEKMEKFGDRLLLLRDSTASLDEARIIDHTVASTTCTVWIRHVIMHKVRHLHVSGLGHLDSSAMPPSNHLKTIRLQFVILGHGLFRPLNYDCRVLQLLQLEDCVLVDLKEISSRSLKALHIINCLITGSILICASNLTHLSILDMHSHSGAILVRDLSSLVTAFVSVRTIEGHGLLDGLSHATTLELHAPLLERGLWICPMFSNLTSLVLGNWCMAADFDALLGILQRSPKLKELTFKLERVQCIRYMHSGSTLPPSGAALSLGSHPCIERIKICCSKEDPSVGALVEALQPVVGDVKISIKHLY; encoded by the exons ATGTCGGCGCCAGCATCTACTCCCTGTCGTTTCAAGAGCGCGCGAGGCACCTACAATGGCGTCGACAGGCTCAGCGGCCTTCCCAGTGAGCTGCTCCACCGCATGATGTCCTTCCTGCCCATGCCGGAGGCCGTGCGCACAAGTCTGCTCTCGCCGAGCTGGCGCTATCTCTGGGCGTCTACGCCATACATCCGCATCGACCATCACGACTTCATGGATGACAAcgaaaagatggagaagttcgggGACCGCCTGCTGCTCTTGCGCGACAGCACTGCTTCCTTGGATGAAGCCCGGATCATTGACCACACGGTTGCTAGTACCACATGTACTGTGTGGATTCGTCATGTCATCATGCACAAAGTTCGTCACCTCCATGTTTCCGGATTGGGCCATCTGGATAGCTCAGCCATGCCTCCTTCTAACCACCTCAAAACAATCAGGCTCCAATTTGTCATATTGGGACATGGGCTCTTTAGGCCGCTCAACTACGACTGCCGAGTGCTTCAACTTCTACAGCTGGAGGATTGCGTTTTGGTTGACCTGAAGGAGATCTCATCCAGGTCACTCAAGGCTCTGCATATCATTAACTGCCTTATCACCGGGAGTATCCTGATTTGTGCTAGCAATCTTACCCATCTCTCTATCCTAGACATGCATAGTCATTCCGGAGCTATATTAGTTAGGGATCTGTCTTCTCTAGTAACAGCCTTTGTTAGTGTAAGGACAATAGAGGGCCATGGTCTACTTGATGGTCTCTCGCATGCCACAACCTTGGAGTTGCATGCACCATTACTTGAG AGAGGTTTGTGGATATGCCCAATGTTCAGCAACCTGACAAGCCTAGTGCTGGGCAATTGGTGCATGGCTGCTGATTTCGACGCGCTGCTTGGCATTCTCCAGCGCTCGCCCAAGCTGAAGGAGTTGACCTTTAAGCTCGAAAGG GTGCAATGTATAAGGTACATGCATTCTGGATCTACTTTGCCACCATCAGGAGCAGCGTTGAGCTTGGGCTCCCACCCTTGCATCGAGAGGATCAAGATCTGCTGCTCGAAAGAAGATCCAAGTGTCGGCGCACTGGTGGAGGCGTTGCAACCGGTTGTCGGTGATGTGAAAATCAGCATCAAGCATCTCTATTAA